Part of the Catalinimonas alkaloidigena genome is shown below.
TACGGGCAGCTTCATGAGTTTGATGATGTAATCCGATAACAAGGCGATATTAACCCGCGCCGAGATGTGGAGTAACAACCAGTTGCGTATGTACTCCACCACAGTGGAACTGATGGTAAGCACGATAGTGGCGATCAGTAGTATGTTGACAAACTCCATATCCTGATTGCCTATGCCTACATCTACAATGGCCTGGGTAATGAAAGGAAAAAGCAGTTGTAGTAGTGTGGCTACCACCATACCGGCAAAAAGCTGAAGCAGAAAGCTTTTGTACTTGATGATATAGGAATAAAAATAGCGAAGCGTTCTTCCACTTTTCCTTTTGCTTTCATTCTGCTCATAAAAATGAGGGGTGCTTTCCAGGGCAAGCACTACCCCTTCATCCGTATCGGGATGTGTAGTGTCAAGCCAGCTCTCCACAAACTCTTTCTCTGTGTACTGCAGCAGCCCCCTTGCCGGGTCTGATGCATAGACCTTCCCCTTTCTGAATTTGTAGACGACAATGAAGTGGGTGTGATTCCAGTGCACGATGCAGGGCAGAGGAAGCTTGTCCCTGAGGTTGCAAAAGCTGGTTTTCAGGGCCAGGCTTTTAAAGCCTATGCTTTCCGCTGCCTGACTGATATCCAGAATGGAGACGCCCTCTCTGCCACCGTCACAGCGGTCACGCAGGAGTTGTAATGAAAAATATTTGCCATAGTACTTTGAGATAATCTGCAGACAAGTAGGCCCGCAATCCATCAAATCAAGCTGTTTGTAATGAGGAAATTTTTTCATCTGATCTCATAGGTAAAAAATAGCAATTCGTCTAAAACTTTAGACTATGTTTACCTGGGAGCAAGATTCGTAACCCTGTAATGATAATTTTTCTAAAAAAAAGACTATACAGACCTTCTTATTCCTCTTTCGCCTATGTTTTTAAGGGTTCTCTCTTTTCAGAAATGGCGATTCCTTGCAGATTCAAATTTTCGGAAGAGGGATATTTTATGTCTTTATCTAGTACCTTTTTTCTGTGCCGGTATAGATGGGGGGAAACTGACATCCATACTTCAAAGACAGGTTTTTAGCTTTCAAAGATCAGCTATGAAAAATATAAAATTAGATAATACAGCTTCGGTCTTTTTCATCTGAGGGAAGTTGCGAATCCATATTTTACATCTTTGCCTGATGACCGCTACTTAACGCTCTGTGAGACCATGCCTCGGGAAACTTACTACACTATCTGGTTCATTTTGAGTGAAACGGTAACTTGAACCTTTATTGTCTTTTATATTGAGGCTTTGTTGGAACATCACGGTTTGCCGGGGCGGCCCTAGCCGTGCGATTAATGATGTTCTTACACCTGCTCATCCCACTAAATCTGCGCTTTCAACGCCATCAGATAAATTACCATTTACATTAATTCCATGTCCCCAAAACAAATCTCCATCATCAAACCAGCTTTCAAAAGCCCCATCATCCCAGACACTTATGGAAGTTATCTTGATTCTTTTTTCAAACTCACTTTCAGTGAATGGCTCATCGTGTTCTTCTAACCAACTTTCATTCTTTAGAGGCAATAGCTCTTCAATGATGATTTGAATAAATTTCTTATTCCAATCTCGCTGCTTTTCAAATAAAGAAATGGCTACTTCTTCTGAGCGGATGGGCGGCGTATCTTCATCCATCAACATCAATTCTATTTCATGATCACACCATATCTGGGTTGAAACAAACCAGTTCGGACCTCTTTCTAAAGTGAATACCCCTAATCGCTCACTATGAAAGATGATGGGTTGCTTCCTCTTATTTCTTATAAGCTCAAACCTTTTGTCCTCTATATTAACTTGCTCAATGGATGAAAGTAGAATGCGCTGCTGACCATAATGCTCTATCTGTACTCCCTTAATGGTAATGATATCCAGTTGATTGATATTGCTCACATCATATTGAAAAGAAGGAATTTCTTTAGTAACGTATATATCTTCTTCAATAATCTCTGAATCATTCTTAGCATAGGCAAAAAAGCTAAACCCCAATGATACAGCATCGTCTGTACCCACTTTTGCGACACCATCTTCATCTACAATGCCTGTGAATGTATCAAGTTCTTCTTTCTTAAATATGCTCATAAGTTGCCGTAGCCTCATTAAAATATCTTATGCCTGTGATCAAAACGGTACTAATGCTTACCACATTTACGCTGCGCTAAACTTGCGGGAGAGTGAGGAGTAGTTTAATTAAGTGTTATCAACAAATACCCCAATTTGACAATTAAAGTTTGATGGACTTGTTGGTGAATATATATTTGTGCCATAATTATTGTCCACTTCAAATAATTGTTTTTCCATTTTAAAATTTATTTTTCTCACAACATATTCTTCACCTTCATATTCTAAAGTATTCCCAATTTCTATAAATTGAGATTCGTCATATGTATGCTTTTTAATATTAAGCAAGTCAAACGATTCTCGATTGTAGAAGTATGCAATTGTTGCCCCTTGAACATGTTGAAGTAAAATTCTCACTTGTAATTGTTCCATACAATATATTATTGTTAAAATTTTCAATTGTTTGTAAAGAAAAGGACAGCATATCCTATTGCAGATAACGGATTTGTATGAACTACTATCCTGGTGAAACATCATTAATGAGCTTCTTTGCTTACCACAAGTTACACTGCGCTAAACTTGCGATAGAGGTATAGAGGGGATATGACATATATACAATTTTAGGCAACGTTTTATTTTTTCTTTTGCTCTCTTAATATTCGGTTTATCAGTTGAATCTTATCAAGATTTTCCATCACAGAATTGGAGTCAGTCAAATCAATTGATTCTTTGCCTTCTATTTTAAAATTAGGTATTAATGAATAGCTCATTATTTCATAATCATCGTTACTTAAGTCTAATTCTTTTAGTTCAATTGGCATATAATCAATTCTACTCACATTCTCATTTTCGTCAAAACTTACCGCTCCTATTAATCGTTCCTCTTCCGCAACTGCGCCATATTTGGTTAGATAACTTAATTTTAATATCAGAACTAAATTATCAAAAACGGTAATTGATGAATATTCAAACTCAGTCTCGTTAATATATTGAATTGTTCCAAACATATAATCTCTATAGTTGCCAGCAATTCTTATTGTTTTATAATCACCTGGTGAGAGGATGACATATGCTTCTTTATTGTTCATGGGACTAATTCTTTTGAAGAAGCCTCCGCTAGTATCTTTTACTTCCAGATGTAACTCTGCATTCAACAACACTTCTGTTTGATTGCCTGTATTTTTAATTAAAAGTGGTATAACTATTTCATCCTTTTTTAATTCAGGAGTCAGGGTGGTGTAGAATAAAGAATGTTTTATGTTAAAGAATTGAAAATAAAAACTAAATCCTGAAATTAATAATGCTATAATACTAATCAGTAAACTGGGTGTTCTAATGATTTTTGTTGCCTTTTTCCAATACTTACTGTTCAATGCTTTTTATGATTAGTGTGTTTTTTTAATGTTGCTTAACAACAAGTCGCCGCAAATTTACGGCTATCTACAATCTATCATCTTAAAAGTAATACTACAATTTAACTTTTATCAGTTTAACTATCAATAAAACCTCTTTTTTGAGTATTTCCCAATAATAATTAGTAAATATTTTTTACTTACCTTGTGAAATCACACCTAATTTAAAGGCAATCTCCAATATATACCTACTCAAAATCATCCTATGATTCTGGCACTAAGTGTTGATATTCAGTCCGTAAGGCTTAAGCTGTAGGTAAGGCTTACCATAAGGGTAATGCAGTGTTTTATTCATGTTTTTTATATTTTCCTCTGGAAACCATTCCTTTTCCTCTAAAGCTTACCTGCTGTGTTCGCTGCTGCTAACTTGGGTTGGCTGGCTTAAGCTTTCTAGGCGGGCTTTCCCTTACATTTCGCACTCAGGCAAAACTGTTTGTGCAGGCCGGCAGAAAAGCTTTTTTGTGTCAATGATTGCTTGTGCGGCTGGTACACAGTCCTGTATTCCCGGTCAAAGCTCATTGTGCAGCCTTGCACAATGACATCTGCCAGGGCAAATATTACATTGCAGCACCAAAATATCAGTTTTGACCAGGTCGGAAAGACTGTGCAGCCCGGAAAAATCGTTGCTGCCACCCAAAAAGTCTTTGGGATGTAAGTGCAATGTAAGTTCTGCCCGGCAGGAATCTTTGTGCAGCAGCACGCACTCATTCCTGCCACCTCCTGAGTGTTTGTGCAACCCGACAGAGGCAGTCCAAAATTGTGCGAATATTTACACTTCCTTGCATGCTCTATGAAAAGTCTCATCATCTCACTTTTGCGGCGCTTCCTGCGCCCAAATTTGTTGAGAGATGCTAAAAATATGTAAAACCCTAATAATCTGATTGTTATGCAAAAACGAACAGTTTCCGCCGAAGTAGCGCAGGCAAACATCGCCATTGAGAACGCTCTGAACAATGAACATATCATGAAAAAGCTGGCGGCTTTTAATTACAACCTGAAGCGTATGCAGGAAGGTAAAGTTTTGAAGGAAGAGCTGGAAATGCTGGAGTCGGTCAAGCAGGATAAATACGGTCAGCAGTTTGGCAAGGACCGATAGTATTTACGCGCAGCAAAAGGAGATCATGCAACGCTATACGCGGCATTGCAAAAAGGCACGCCTGGCCTTTGAAGGGCAGCGCGGTATACTGGAACAATTACAACTCCCGGGTAAGCGTAAGGGCGATATACATGGTCTGATGAGCCAGATCAATGCCTTCTATAGCAAAATAGAGCAGTATGCGGAGCAAATCAGCAAATTTGATATCAGCCAGGAAGAAGTAGCCCAGACCAAAGCCATGCTGGAAGCCCTGGCTGCCGCCCGGCTGCAACAGATAGAGAGCAAAGGTGAAGCGCAGCATGCCACGCACCAACGGGATGCCAGCCGCAAGGAGCTGAGAAAGTGGATGGCACAGTTCCGAAAAGTAGCCCGCATCGCCCTGGCCGATGAACCGCAACTGCTGGAAAGCCTGGGCATTGTAGTGCCTACGCAGAAGGTGTAAAATTGGAGATTACAAATTGCAGATTTAAAATTGATAACCTGCTAACCTTCAGGTCATCCCGCAGCAAAGCGGCCTCCATGAATGGAGGGAGCTTTACCATATCCCAAAGCTTCTGAAATTCAGGATGGTTAAGATTCCTGGTCCCCAGCGGCTCCGCTGCGCTACGGAATGACCCACCCTCGCTTCAGTCCGGGACGCGTAGTCCGGGACTTGCCAGTCCGGGACTGAAGCTAGTAATTACGTTTGTAGCGTACGGCGTGTAACGTACGGCGTGTGACGCAGGGCGTGAAACATGTATACTTTTT
Proteins encoded:
- a CDS encoding DUF2262 domain-containing protein, yielding MSIFKKEELDTFTGIVDEDGVAKVGTDDAVSLGFSFFAYAKNDSEIIEEDIYVTKEIPSFQYDVSNINQLDIITIKGVQIEHYGQQRILLSSIEQVNIEDKRFELIRNKRKQPIIFHSERLGVFTLERGPNWFVSTQIWCDHEIELMLMDEDTPPIRSEEVAISLFEKQRDWNKKFIQIIIEELLPLKNESWLEEHDEPFTESEFEKRIKITSISVWDDGAFESWFDDGDLFWGHGINVNGNLSDGVESADLVG